One part of the bacterium genome encodes these proteins:
- a CDS encoding response regulator — translation MEPRELLIIDDEESLHKVLGECLRARGFTVYSACDGRDGLEIFRQHDGIRVVLTDIRIPGLDGLEVLRAIKQHDPLAQVILMTAFSDTKLAIQALRLGADDYLEKPFHLDVLNDILERSFDRQRLGSLSYRWQRFIEHLPLGLIWCSPEGVVEGLTPAAEDLLGDAQKQLAGNVIWEASGLQATHVFFGPSGNGAPILSVEVEANGRAFILQPVDTAERVGRNSRLLVITDITEEKALHRELSTLSRELESRVAERTRSLTAELDFSQRLLDTASVLIVVLDQDGRVIRINKFAEELTRYTREEAERVFLGFIHHPESPLSRIFDPRSIEEITNLIADLPLRDGTRRILSWSARNLPARPGPGRRLVIGIDVTEQKQLEARLKSYNLQLEGMIEASSYELRQTNAQLIHTARLASLGEVAAGIAHEMKQPLNVISITADLIRLLHRNGTLSPDLLLSNLEKIRRTVDRMAITINHLRGFTRIDSANFEPVRVADAIDGALSILGEQIRLDAIDILREVPADLPAIYGELHQIEQVLVNLMQNARHAIEEKAAEAEKSEENAAAVPKRLMLRAGTRRSDREVFIEITDTGTGMDEETRSRVFEPFYTTKQADRGTGLGLSISMNIVQSHGGTIEVESAAGQGSTFRVVLPAEAPA, via the coding sequence ATGGAACCCCGCGAACTGCTTATTATTGATGATGAAGAATCCCTCCACAAGGTACTGGGCGAGTGCCTGCGGGCCCGGGGATTTACCGTTTACTCCGCCTGTGACGGACGGGATGGACTCGAAATCTTCCGACAGCATGACGGCATTCGCGTTGTCCTGACCGACATTCGGATTCCCGGCCTGGACGGACTGGAAGTGCTAAGAGCGATCAAGCAACACGATCCGCTCGCCCAAGTGATCCTTATGACCGCATTCAGCGACACCAAACTTGCCATCCAAGCGCTCCGCCTCGGTGCCGACGACTACCTCGAAAAACCGTTCCACCTGGACGTCCTGAATGATATCCTCGAACGCAGCTTCGACCGCCAGCGACTGGGTTCGCTTTCCTACCGCTGGCAGCGATTCATTGAACATCTGCCCCTCGGACTCATCTGGTGCTCGCCCGAGGGAGTCGTTGAAGGCTTGACGCCGGCTGCCGAAGATCTCCTCGGAGACGCCCAGAAACAGCTGGCGGGAAACGTTATCTGGGAAGCATCGGGACTGCAAGCGACACACGTGTTTTTCGGTCCCTCCGGGAATGGCGCTCCCATTCTCTCCGTCGAAGTCGAAGCCAACGGACGGGCGTTTATTCTGCAACCGGTGGACACCGCCGAGCGGGTGGGAAGGAACTCCCGGCTGCTCGTGATCACCGATATTACCGAGGAAAAAGCGCTCCACCGCGAGTTGTCCACTCTATCGCGGGAGCTGGAGTCCCGCGTGGCTGAGCGGACTCGCAGCCTTACCGCCGAGCTGGATTTTTCGCAGCGCCTCCTCGATACGGCCAGTGTGCTGATCGTCGTTCTCGATCAGGATGGAAGGGTCATTCGCATCAACAAATTTGCCGAGGAATTGACCCGCTACACTCGCGAAGAGGCGGAACGGGTATTCCTCGGCTTCATCCATCATCCCGAATCCCCGCTGTCCCGCATCTTCGATCCGCGATCTATCGAAGAAATCACCAACCTCATCGCCGATCTCCCGCTCCGGGATGGCACCCGGCGAATCCTGTCGTGGAGCGCCCGCAATCTGCCGGCCCGGCCCGGTCCCGGCCGACGGCTGGTCATCGGCATTGACGTGACCGAGCAGAAGCAACTTGAAGCCCGACTGAAAAGCTACAATCTGCAGCTCGAGGGCATGATTGAGGCCAGCTCCTATGAATTGCGGCAAACCAACGCTCAATTGATCCATACCGCCCGGCTTGCGTCACTGGGGGAAGTGGCCGCCGGAATCGCCCATGAAATGAAGCAGCCGCTGAACGTCATCTCGATTACCGCCGACCTCATCCGGCTGCTGCACCGCAACGGAACACTCTCACCCGATCTGCTGCTGTCCAATCTGGAGAAGATTCGCCGAACCGTGGATCGCATGGCTATCACCATCAATCACCTCCGCGGCTTCACCCGCATTGACTCCGCTAACTTCGAGCCGGTGCGCGTGGCCGATGCGATAGATGGCGCTCTGTCCATCCTCGGGGAACAAATCCGCCTCGATGCCATTGATATTCTTCGCGAAGTCCCCGCTGACCTGCCCGCGATATACGGCGAACTGCATCAAATCGAACAGGTGCTGGTCAATCTGATGCAGAATGCTCGCCACGCGATTGAAGAAAAAGCGGCCGAAGCCGAGAAATCGGAAGAGAATGCTGCTGCCGTTCCCAAACGACTCATGTTGCGGGCCGGGACCCGCCGCTCCGATCGCGAAGTGTTCATTGAGATTACCGACACGGGAACCGGCATGGATGAGGAGACCCGGAGCCGTGTATTCGAGCCGTTCTACACAACCAAACAGGCCGACCGTGGCACTGGACTCGGCTTGTCCATCAGCATGAACATTGTGCAGTCGCACGGCGGAACGATTGAGGTGGAAAGCGCGGCCGGTCAAGGTAGTACCTTCCGAGTCGTATTGCCGGCCGAAGCGCCCGCGTAG
- a CDS encoding response regulator: METLKKKVLVVDDDEVIRDLLINFLKFSGYEGLGAPNGQAALDMVLVDPPDMIITDIHMPFMNGFQLLRAVKRVNPDLPVVFITGFAHFRRFFADKTARADGFLEKPFSLEAIDSLVKKFLA; encoded by the coding sequence ATGGAAACTCTGAAGAAGAAAGTCCTGGTGGTGGATGACGACGAAGTCATCCGCGATTTGCTAATCAACTTCCTGAAGTTCTCCGGCTACGAAGGACTGGGTGCGCCCAATGGGCAGGCGGCGCTGGACATGGTACTGGTGGATCCACCGGACATGATCATCACCGATATTCACATGCCCTTCATGAACGGCTTTCAGCTTCTGCGAGCGGTCAAGCGCGTCAATCCCGACTTGCCGGTGGTCTTCATCACCGGATTCGCGCACTTTCGCCGATTCTTCGCTGACAAGACCGCGCGGGCTGACGGATTTCTCGAAAAACCCTTCTCGCTCGAAGCCATTGACAGTCTTGTGAAGAAATTCCTGGCATGA
- a CDS encoding phosphatase PAP2 family protein, which translates to MVEQAALLRWDSATFGVINKLFTSGFFDALMPVLSNLAYWLIPLGIIWVVYFFRSDRRGKLIALCCFLVVAATDQISSSVIKPIVQRNRPCNVVPQTHLYLNGKWLYTDKFGLTTYKSSYSFPSSHAANIAGQAMYWSYFHPQISPLLVFAAVSVGFSRIYLGQHWPTDILAGYLLGMFVALAVAYPLRAWVLPDE; encoded by the coding sequence ATGGTGGAACAGGCTGCGTTACTGCGATGGGATTCTGCCACCTTCGGGGTCATCAACAAGCTCTTCACCAGTGGCTTTTTCGATGCCCTTATGCCGGTTCTATCCAATCTGGCCTATTGGCTGATCCCCCTCGGAATCATCTGGGTCGTGTACTTCTTCCGTTCCGACCGCCGTGGCAAACTCATCGCACTCTGCTGTTTTCTCGTCGTGGCCGCCACCGACCAAATCTCCTCCAGCGTTATTAAGCCCATTGTGCAGCGCAATCGCCCCTGCAATGTCGTTCCCCAGACCCATCTCTACTTGAACGGCAAATGGCTTTACACCGACAAGTTCGGATTGACCACCTATAAGAGCTCCTACAGCTTTCCATCCAGTCATGCGGCGAACATCGCCGGGCAAGCCATGTATTGGAGCTATTTCCATCCCCAAATCAGCCCCCTGCTCGTGTTCGCCGCCGTATCCGTCGGATTCAGCCGAATCTACCTCGGTCAACACTGGCCGACGGATATTCTGGCCGGTTACCTCCTCGGCATGTTCGTCGCGCTCGCCGTGGCGTATCCACTGCGGGCCTGGGTCTTGCCCGACGAATAA